From Haloglomus litoreum, the proteins below share one genomic window:
- a CDS encoding ArsR family transcriptional regulator, translated as MNSDPPERERWGEMPEALPDPYRRQLLVALLQHNPQEDDDPDPLNVVADPDEDRQLLQTAMTHKHLPKPEEIGFIEWDRDKNRIRIGPRWDDIAPLLRLIQDHQNELPAGWL; from the coding sequence ATGAACAGCGACCCCCCAGAGCGTGAGCGGTGGGGGGAGATGCCCGAGGCGCTCCCGGACCCGTATCGGCGTCAGCTGCTCGTCGCGCTCCTCCAACACAACCCCCAGGAAGACGATGACCCTGACCCGCTCAACGTCGTTGCCGACCCCGACGAGGATAGGCAACTCCTCCAGACCGCGATGACGCATAAGCATCTACCAAAACCGGAGGAAATCGGCTTCATTGAGTGGGACCGCGATAAGAATCGAATCAGGATTGGCCCCCGCTGGGACGATATCGCGCCGCTCCTCCGCCTCATTCAGGACCACCAGAACGAACTCCCCGCGGGCTGGTTGTAG
- a CDS encoding purine-cytosine permease family protein, protein MPDNTTLTKSVKEFFAYDPDKDQWSDEPVPEEERMGVWGPTSVWIGFAIAYIVAFIGAQIYFGLGMPDAIYAIVLGNLILVVYSGALAYAAAEGGLNFPLQVKEAFGSLGALIPIAIMGLLVNGWYAYQAWLAADVIRAAWSPPWLLLAVGITVLYGIPSIIGIEALEEVVTKLVIPLMLIAGIYMLVVKVLPAGASILNKPAPGEQIPFMVGVGLAWGTFAVSGTATGDIVRFASSTRNAIIATVVAFLICNTGMMVLGALVAATLPELSLYFGMIGLLASIPLVIVAFVSCFSTCDACHYGATMSYTNLHEKITWRTAAVGAMLISVIAVVSGIISNLLGYLILIGIVVPPIGAIILSEFFIVRKYQSFDIVRKERLNIPAIISLILAIGLNYYVYNNIPVIPTGLAGLLLAFILYPVLDWMRASISGEDSVRQHLEGQADPIPDDD, encoded by the coding sequence ATGCCAGACAATACCACACTCACCAAATCAGTAAAAGAATTTTTCGCGTACGATCCAGATAAAGATCAATGGTCGGATGAGCCGGTCCCAGAGGAGGAGCGAATGGGTGTTTGGGGTCCGACGTCAGTTTGGATAGGATTCGCGATCGCGTATATTGTGGCCTTCATCGGTGCACAAATATATTTCGGGCTAGGAATGCCGGATGCGATTTATGCCATCGTTTTAGGGAACCTCATCTTAGTGGTGTATTCGGGTGCGCTTGCCTACGCAGCTGCCGAAGGCGGATTGAACTTTCCACTGCAAGTCAAGGAGGCGTTCGGGAGTTTAGGCGCGCTAATTCCGATCGCAATAATGGGGCTATTGGTGAACGGCTGGTACGCCTACCAAGCATGGCTCGCCGCAGACGTTATTCGAGCAGCGTGGAGCCCCCCTTGGTTGCTTTTGGCCGTGGGGATCACCGTCCTCTACGGGATTCCTTCAATTATTGGAATTGAGGCTCTGGAGGAGGTCGTCACTAAACTGGTAATTCCGCTAATGCTAATCGCAGGGATATACATGCTCGTGGTAAAAGTTCTCCCTGCAGGCGCGAGTATTCTCAATAAGCCGGCCCCGGGGGAGCAGATTCCATTTATGGTGGGTGTCGGGTTGGCCTGGGGTACATTTGCTGTTAGCGGAACTGCGACGGGTGATATTGTCCGGTTTGCATCAAGTACCAGAAATGCCATCATCGCCACAGTCGTCGCCTTCCTCATCTGTAACACCGGGATGATGGTTCTTGGGGCACTGGTGGCAGCGACATTGCCGGAGCTCAGTCTCTACTTCGGCATGATTGGTCTTCTAGCGTCTATCCCGCTTGTGATAGTTGCATTCGTCAGTTGCTTCTCAACCTGCGATGCCTGCCATTATGGCGCCACGATGAGCTACACAAATCTACACGAGAAGATCACATGGCGAACAGCTGCAGTGGGCGCCATGTTAATCTCTGTAATTGCTGTCGTATCCGGTATAATTTCTAATCTGTTAGGCTATTTGATCCTAATCGGTATTGTTGTGCCTCCAATTGGGGCAATCATCCTCAGTGAATTTTTCATCGTTCGGAAGTACCAATCATTCGACATAGTGCGCAAAGAACGGCTCAATATTCCTGCAATTATTAGTCTGATTCTGGCGATTGGGCTGAACTATTACGTATATAATAATATTCCCGTAATTCCGACTGGGCTAGCAGGGCTACTCTTGGCGTTCATTCTCTACCCAGTCCTGGACTGGATGAGGGCGAGCATTTCAGGCGAGGATTCGGTACGACAACACCTCGAAGGCCAGGCTGACCCGATCCCAGACGACGATTAA
- a CDS encoding amidase gives MSGVDQVNAVKDGEISPQDTLEASLQRIEELDDSLNAFTVVDEEGAKTAARDAEKAVQNGEELGALHGVPVAIKDLIPVEGMRTTFGSVLYEDFVPERDSITVTRIRDEGGIILGKTNVPEFGFQGITDNAIFGKTFNPWDESKTPGGSSGGSGVALATGMVPFALGSDGGGSVRIPSSFCGLHGIKASFGRVPLYPEHRDPSLPGTNAWESVEHIGPMGRTVEDTAHLLSVIAGPYEMDRHSLPDDGTDYVGASTDPDISGLDIAYSQDWGYAAVDPVVREMTENAAQVFEDELDCTVTADDPGFPDPEEAFTATVANSTDLKELRKELHDHKSEMEPVLVDVLETEWTAMDFTEAYKVRQQVNMKMREFMQEYDLLLTPTLAAPPFDADLPTPPDLEGRDVGIFHWLQFTFTINLTGQPAATIPAGWTDDNLPIGLQIVGGHLDDETVIEASAAYQQANPWQDKYFPPDHQDH, from the coding sequence ATGAGCGGCGTCGACCAGGTAAACGCAGTGAAAGACGGGGAAATCTCGCCACAAGATACCTTAGAAGCATCACTCCAGCGGATAGAGGAGCTCGACGATTCGTTGAATGCGTTCACTGTTGTCGACGAGGAGGGTGCAAAAACCGCAGCTCGTGACGCTGAAAAAGCCGTTCAGAACGGCGAGGAACTAGGGGCACTTCATGGAGTTCCGGTTGCCATTAAAGATCTCATTCCTGTGGAAGGAATGCGGACAACATTCGGGTCCGTTCTCTACGAAGACTTTGTCCCTGAACGAGATAGCATTACGGTGACGAGAATCCGTGATGAAGGGGGCATTATCCTCGGGAAGACCAATGTTCCTGAATTCGGTTTCCAAGGGATTACCGATAATGCCATCTTCGGGAAAACGTTCAATCCCTGGGATGAAAGTAAGACCCCCGGTGGTTCATCCGGTGGCTCCGGTGTCGCCCTGGCGACGGGGATGGTTCCGTTTGCCCTTGGCTCGGACGGTGGGGGTTCGGTCCGGATCCCATCAAGTTTTTGTGGGCTTCACGGGATCAAAGCCTCGTTCGGGCGAGTCCCCCTCTACCCAGAGCACCGTGACCCTTCGCTCCCCGGGACGAACGCATGGGAGTCGGTGGAGCATATCGGGCCGATGGGGCGGACGGTCGAAGACACGGCACATCTTCTCTCCGTCATTGCAGGCCCGTATGAAATGGATCGCCATTCACTCCCTGATGATGGGACGGATTATGTTGGAGCTTCAACCGATCCCGATATTTCCGGCCTGGACATTGCTTATAGCCAGGATTGGGGATATGCAGCCGTCGACCCTGTCGTGAGGGAGATGACTGAAAATGCAGCCCAGGTCTTCGAGGACGAACTCGATTGTACGGTGACAGCGGATGACCCAGGGTTTCCAGATCCCGAGGAGGCGTTCACGGCCACAGTCGCCAATAGCACCGATCTGAAAGAACTCAGGAAAGAACTCCACGATCACAAATCGGAAATGGAGCCTGTCCTGGTGGACGTTCTTGAAACGGAGTGGACCGCGATGGACTTCACTGAAGCATATAAAGTCCGTCAGCAGGTCAACATGAAAATGCGGGAATTCATGCAGGAATACGACTTATTGCTTACTCCCACGCTTGCGGCACCCCCGTTCGATGCTGACCTACCGACACCGCCAGACCTCGAAGGACGGGATGTTGGGATATTCCATTGGTTACAGTTCACCTTCACAATCAATCTCACTGGCCAGCCTGCTGCTACAATCCCCGCAGGGTGGACAGACGATAATCTCCCAATTGGCCTTCAGATAGTCGGAGGACATCTGGATGATGAAACAGTGATTGAGGCATCGGCTGCGTATCAGCAGGCCAATCCTTGGCAGGACAAATACTTCCCACCAGACCATCAGGATCACTAA
- a CDS encoding site-specific integrase has translation MVRVDDSGDVTKCWLDQDELSRLEREAGREDWMREVAVQLMGRCGLRAHEVPYPADKHLRWSEEGECWLFEIRGKNTEGGDRKLRDAWMPDRVAEDLNKYTRERDLDRTDPWVPRSTPTVRRWVDAAADAIADQLGEERWRSVTSHDLRRSFATYHLVEKGRDVRTMMSIGGWSDYSAIEPYLMEATETRIGEVMGNGLVETLRR, from the coding sequence ATGGTTCGCGTCGACGACTCCGGCGATGTGACGAAGTGCTGGCTCGATCAGGACGAACTCTCCCGGCTCGAACGGGAAGCTGGTCGCGAGGACTGGATGCGTGAGGTCGCGGTCCAGCTGATGGGGCGGTGCGGCCTCCGGGCTCACGAGGTGCCCTATCCAGCCGACAAGCACCTCCGGTGGAGTGAGGAAGGTGAATGCTGGCTCTTCGAGATCCGCGGCAAGAACACTGAGGGCGGCGACCGGAAGCTGCGTGACGCCTGGATGCCCGACCGGGTGGCCGAGGATCTGAACAAGTACACACGGGAACGTGACCTCGACCGAACCGACCCGTGGGTCCCGCGCTCGACGCCGACCGTGCGCCGATGGGTCGACGCCGCGGCCGACGCCATCGCCGACCAGCTGGGCGAGGAGCGCTGGCGGTCGGTGACCAGTCACGATCTCCGGCGCTCGTTCGCGACCTACCACCTCGTCGAAAAGGGGCGAGATGTACGGACCATGATGTCCATCGGCGGGTGGAGTGATTACTCGGCCATCGAGCCATATCTAATGGAGGCGACCGAGACACGGATTGGTGAGGTGATGGGGAACGGCCTTGTTGAAACCCTCCGCCGCTGA
- a CDS encoding restriction endonuclease → MLESGRTNSLQKYFGSKESKRFIYLSILLYFSFLTGYISISKYSGVLQGLDRNGQVFLGMVEIDSLNYVLLNEVIYSALWASVITLSVAYYRLGWADSENHGKVVGSGLAFVAVGGIVYAVLMLFLGHLVSATLGDAIQAALGAGSTTNIITGAIFELFIVGFGACFPALVTGRADVVFPSKTTNRIESITTLAAGAEQEIREARGTLQDQHHISLFESFSSVYGKYAEAEAEYQPIAEANLYVPAVESQLGALEASIHEFGKDTLNEILERAENRLKADEYFIADEVLVAAEHIARNLDTYDERIEFLREEFEEQHKSSTKETEDTIEQQISLAEEATDEARFNDANDHLKRASQALEKLESLTKDDNEHFKDRITSRRKNIEVERKQHQIREARTRISIRFDIPLDKVRIHQEGETVRAYGDLYDLLKKLKHPPGGDLPWEEFEAEIISRLPFISPQDINHFDQIVSTVATIADFIQETDNAHPSVHVVEWEEAIQTAVENQNYDILKPVIRQVERLNTGQIWDQSLLYDLSWRELENIVGDLYSGQGYEVTVTQGSADLGVDVWARKRDDRLAIQVKQVRGNSTVGRETLQKLASTIAKGDADRAVVVTTGEFARTAKQYAADFGPNLELIDGGELAALLSESESQR, encoded by the coding sequence GTGCTCGAGTCAGGCAGGACCAATTCGCTCCAAAAATACTTCGGCAGTAAAGAATCAAAGAGGTTTATTTACCTATCCATACTATTATATTTCTCATTCCTGACCGGTTACATTTCCATATCCAAATATTCTGGCGTTCTTCAAGGGTTGGATAGAAATGGGCAGGTTTTCCTCGGGATGGTTGAAATAGATTCATTAAATTATGTCTTGCTGAATGAAGTAATCTATTCCGCACTTTGGGCTAGCGTAATTACTCTCTCAGTAGCCTACTACAGATTAGGGTGGGCCGATTCTGAGAATCACGGGAAAGTTGTGGGATCCGGATTGGCATTCGTAGCGGTGGGGGGTATTGTATATGCAGTACTTATGCTATTTCTGGGTCATCTTGTTTCCGCCACCCTTGGAGACGCGATACAAGCCGCTCTCGGTGCTGGGAGTACTACAAACATAATCACGGGCGCTATATTTGAATTGTTTATTGTCGGATTCGGTGCGTGCTTCCCCGCACTGGTAACAGGGAGGGCGGATGTTGTATTTCCAAGTAAAACAACCAATCGGATAGAATCTATAACTACTCTGGCAGCCGGTGCAGAGCAGGAGATCAGGGAGGCAAGAGGTACACTTCAGGATCAGCATCATATATCTCTGTTTGAATCATTCTCTTCTGTGTATGGCAAATACGCTGAGGCAGAAGCAGAATACCAACCAATCGCTGAAGCGAACCTCTATGTTCCAGCTGTCGAAAGTCAACTCGGTGCTCTTGAGGCAAGTATTCATGAATTCGGGAAAGATACTCTCAATGAGATTCTCGAGAGGGCCGAAAACCGATTGAAAGCGGATGAGTATTTTATCGCCGACGAAGTGCTAGTTGCTGCTGAGCATATTGCGAGGAATCTGGACACTTATGACGAGCGGATTGAATTTCTCCGAGAAGAATTCGAAGAACAGCACAAATCGAGTACTAAAGAGACTGAAGACACTATTGAACAACAAATCTCCTTGGCTGAAGAAGCCACTGACGAAGCGCGATTTAACGACGCAAATGATCATCTCAAGAGAGCGAGTCAAGCCCTCGAAAAGTTGGAATCTCTAACAAAAGACGACAACGAACATTTCAAGGATAGAATTACATCACGGAGAAAGAACATTGAGGTTGAGAGAAAGCAACATCAAATCAGGGAGGCACGAACCCGGATTTCGATTAGATTCGACATCCCGCTTGATAAAGTTCGAATCCATCAAGAAGGAGAGACAGTCAGGGCTTACGGAGATCTGTATGACCTGCTGAAGAAACTCAAACACCCTCCAGGAGGCGACCTGCCCTGGGAAGAATTCGAAGCAGAGATCATTTCCCGACTACCATTTATATCACCTCAAGATATCAACCACTTTGATCAAATCGTCTCTACTGTTGCTACAATCGCGGATTTCATACAGGAGACAGACAACGCTCACCCTTCTGTCCATGTAGTTGAGTGGGAAGAAGCGATACAGACAGCTGTTGAGAATCAGAATTACGACATATTGAAGCCCGTAATCCGACAGGTAGAGAGACTAAATACTGGCCAAATCTGGGACCAATCACTACTTTATGATTTATCTTGGAGGGAATTGGAAAATATCGTGGGGGATTTGTATTCTGGACAAGGTTACGAAGTCACGGTTACTCAGGGAAGTGCAGATCTCGGTGTAGATGTTTGGGCACGTAAGCGTGACGACCGGCTTGCGATTCAAGTGAAGCAGGTACGGGGAAACAGCACCGTAGGTCGAGAAACTTTACAAAAGTTAGCGAGCACAATTGCGAAAGGGGATGCAGACAGGGCCGTAGTTGTCACAACTGGCGAATTCGCCCGAACTGCAAAACAATATGCTGCGGATTTCGGACCCAATCTTGAATTAATCGATGGGGGCGAGTTAGCAGCCTTACTCAGCGAATCTGAAAGCCAGAGGTAG
- a CDS encoding HNH endonuclease yields MPSEPLRSIVPMFGGATSYVDTVDAVLTFVDVHQPTTDELVGWHRGNFTNVSSRESIIRRVEYLEDVGLLRLEGGEWMLGPEGKRYVDDRTMETLLEILLRRNVGLRSLLYALSAGGMTIEEVSDQQLSTHPELGWNPEKTDMAKQRANWLRSLGLAEQDGDVYRLTEEGRQFTDQAVDEWAGFESIPTAEDDLTAATYETTVRARSIDPEFRATVLARHDTTCPVSGVDHPSLLDVAHVLPWSEYPDHRADLGNVLPLNKTHHAAFDRELFTISSGYELRVNPEFTTESDLLQRTIISRDGEEIQFGDVGLEPAYLREHNQTLDWVAE; encoded by the coding sequence ATGCCCTCCGAGCCCCTTCGGAGTATTGTGCCGATGTTCGGCGGCGCGACGAGCTACGTCGACACGGTGGATGCCGTGCTCACGTTCGTCGACGTCCACCAACCGACAACGGACGAGCTGGTAGGGTGGCACCGGGGGAATTTCACCAACGTTTCGAGTCGTGAGTCGATTATCCGGCGTGTTGAGTATCTCGAGGACGTGGGATTGCTCCGTCTTGAGGGCGGCGAGTGGATGCTCGGGCCGGAAGGGAAGCGATACGTCGATGACAGGACGATGGAGACGCTCCTCGAGATACTGCTGCGGCGGAACGTCGGGTTACGCAGTCTTCTATATGCGCTCTCCGCTGGTGGGATGACGATTGAGGAAGTGAGCGATCAGCAACTCAGCACGCATCCCGAACTGGGCTGGAATCCTGAGAAGACTGATATGGCTAAACAGCGGGCGAACTGGCTCCGGAGTCTTGGCTTGGCGGAGCAGGATGGCGACGTCTATCGACTGACCGAAGAGGGACGACAGTTCACCGACCAAGCCGTTGACGAGTGGGCTGGTTTCGAATCCATACCCACGGCAGAAGACGACTTGACCGCAGCGACCTACGAGACGACAGTCCGTGCCCGCTCGATTGATCCGGAGTTTCGGGCGACAGTGCTTGCTCGGCACGATACCACATGCCCGGTGTCAGGGGTAGATCATCCTAGTCTGTTGGATGTGGCTCACGTGCTCCCATGGAGTGAGTACCCGGACCATCGGGCCGATCTCGGGAACGTGCTTCCGCTGAACAAAACCCATCATGCAGCCTTCGACCGCGAACTGTTCACGATCAGTTCTGGATACGAACTGCGGGTGAACCCTGAGTTTACTACGGAGAGTGACCTCCTGCAGCGGACGATCATCTCCCGGGATGGCGAGGAGATCCAGTTCGGTGACGTAGGCCTAGAGCCAGCGTATCTCCGGGAACACAATCAGACGCTGGACTGGGTCGCTGAATAG
- a CDS encoding PD-(D/E)XK nuclease family protein, which translates to MTLREARSIDSLYREIRDTDLALTADPPLALALDRRVDRPRIGRVCATPRGHVSNQFTPMDRRDLFEELVTETDLTWKQAHRGLDRCLQAWDRTADPEAILDYDEFDTPAIRTAVKRIRDADSSYRKLSDARLDEELDLAIVGESALTNLDRSLLPSDHKSVDRFTGATGTLPTFEIFPSATAIVDTLIEQLSAETADSVGVVLDESTVFSPLVEAGLAAADIPFQGGPGFVDDPDVRTFLRLLQAIFTGSDLRVADVEPLLAPLGVDVPRTLGEQRVDALGDGTLSELAVIEEAATTGTLQDAISAYESLAGLRLQTLRDECNRLEILEEAVTTALLDRLTYYLQSFDVPVDQDQTGVLLTDAASTAYIDRPVVFYLGLGTGWAKTPPDVPWIDTTEYVQQDLDRFEILLQNGRQRHYLVQDTRAGEDVTPCLYFRELFEQSFDRFSDLPHERFDGHGVDRDAPGQPFVAPAVSEEPEEITALSQSTLKRLANCPREEFFTRLVETPTADYMARGTVVHEAAELYVSHPEPIRDQFETVVDAMVEQVEAYTTNDRRPVERTQLAIALETVMEYLDANPPTEAEHEAYADRQQENGLANRLDLPCDSPLTERWFEAPEVGIRGFVDLLHGPTDLVDYKTGSQSTASKLREKAAIDPPHEDPNFQAALYLLQHREQEPEEPLSIHFVHALEQTNRMVRGEAPDIDDLVTTITYLPCTFSEFVARREVFDAVTDYADSNAKVKALEPLGYEAYREFFLTHDLPREGAAPDQRAAVTTAFIEYTQDRVKPSRDLQYVDDGCRDAIEEMDDVVGTYYLKPDLDAFADFVDEQLANLNEYRREGFPVRISEDGPNWDRVDMPDLILTND; encoded by the coding sequence GTGACACTCCGTGAAGCCAGGTCGATCGATTCTCTCTATCGAGAGATTCGTGATACCGACCTCGCCCTGACTGCGGATCCGCCGCTTGCGCTCGCTCTGGACCGGCGCGTTGATCGGCCCCGGATCGGCCGCGTCTGTGCCACTCCTCGCGGTCACGTATCGAATCAGTTCACGCCGATGGACCGGCGAGACCTGTTCGAGGAACTCGTCACCGAGACGGATCTGACCTGGAAGCAAGCCCACCGTGGCCTCGATCGCTGTCTTCAGGCGTGGGACCGGACCGCCGACCCTGAGGCGATTCTTGACTATGACGAGTTCGACACGCCAGCCATCCGCACTGCGGTGAAGCGGATCCGCGACGCCGACAGTAGCTACCGGAAGCTCTCGGATGCCCGCCTTGATGAAGAACTGGACCTAGCCATCGTCGGCGAATCGGCACTGACCAATCTCGACAGATCGCTGCTCCCATCCGACCACAAGTCGGTTGACCGATTTACCGGGGCGACGGGGACGCTCCCCACGTTCGAAATCTTTCCGTCGGCGACGGCGATCGTCGACACACTCATCGAGCAGCTTTCGGCCGAAACCGCCGACTCAGTTGGTGTTGTTCTCGACGAGTCGACCGTATTCAGTCCGCTCGTCGAAGCCGGGCTCGCGGCGGCTGATATCCCCTTCCAGGGTGGCCCCGGCTTCGTCGACGACCCGGACGTGCGGACCTTCCTGCGGCTCCTGCAAGCCATCTTCACCGGTAGCGACCTCCGTGTCGCGGATGTCGAACCCTTGCTCGCACCACTCGGCGTCGACGTCCCGCGCACGCTGGGGGAACAGCGTGTGGATGCACTGGGTGACGGTACGCTCTCCGAGCTGGCTGTAATCGAGGAGGCAGCCACGACGGGAACGCTGCAGGATGCCATCTCCGCCTACGAATCGCTCGCCGGTTTGCGACTCCAGACGCTCCGAGACGAGTGTAATCGGCTCGAAATTCTTGAGGAAGCCGTCACCACCGCGCTGCTCGATCGGCTCACGTACTACCTCCAGTCGTTCGATGTCCCGGTCGACCAGGACCAGACTGGTGTACTCCTAACGGATGCTGCCTCGACAGCCTACATCGACCGGCCGGTCGTCTTCTACCTCGGCCTCGGCACTGGTTGGGCGAAAACGCCGCCAGACGTCCCTTGGATCGATACTACAGAGTACGTCCAGCAGGACCTCGACCGGTTCGAGATCTTGCTCCAGAACGGTCGCCAACGCCACTACCTCGTGCAGGACACGCGCGCCGGTGAAGACGTGACACCGTGTCTCTACTTCCGGGAGCTATTCGAGCAGTCCTTCGACCGGTTCAGCGACCTACCGCATGAACGGTTCGACGGCCACGGCGTCGACCGGGATGCTCCTGGACAACCGTTCGTTGCGCCAGCGGTATCGGAGGAGCCGGAGGAAATTACCGCCCTGAGCCAGTCGACGCTGAAGCGCCTCGCCAACTGCCCTCGTGAGGAATTCTTCACACGACTGGTCGAGACCCCGACGGCGGACTACATGGCTCGCGGGACGGTCGTCCATGAGGCGGCTGAACTCTACGTCTCCCATCCGGAGCCGATCCGCGACCAATTCGAGACTGTCGTTGATGCGATGGTCGAGCAGGTTGAAGCCTACACCACCAACGACCGGCGACCGGTCGAGCGAACTCAACTAGCGATCGCCCTCGAGACGGTGATGGAGTATCTCGACGCGAACCCACCAACTGAGGCCGAGCACGAGGCATACGCTGACCGCCAGCAGGAAAACGGGCTCGCGAATCGGCTGGACCTACCCTGTGACTCACCGCTCACTGAGCGCTGGTTCGAAGCTCCCGAGGTTGGCATCCGTGGCTTCGTCGATCTGCTCCATGGGCCCACAGACCTCGTGGACTACAAGACTGGAAGTCAGTCGACAGCCTCGAAACTCCGGGAGAAGGCTGCAATTGATCCGCCACATGAGGATCCAAACTTTCAGGCAGCATTGTACCTCCTCCAGCATCGCGAGCAAGAACCCGAGGAGCCGCTCTCCATTCACTTCGTGCACGCTCTCGAGCAGACGAACCGCATGGTCAGAGGGGAAGCCCCGGACATCGATGATTTGGTCACGACGATTACGTACCTCCCGTGTACGTTCAGTGAATTCGTTGCGCGGCGCGAAGTGTTCGACGCGGTCACGGATTATGCCGACAGTAATGCCAAGGTCAAAGCGCTCGAGCCGCTCGGCTACGAGGCGTATCGGGAGTTCTTCCTCACCCACGACCTGCCACGGGAGGGCGCGGCTCCTGATCAACGAGCGGCTGTGACCACGGCGTTCATCGAATACACACAAGATCGCGTCAAGCCTTCGCGGGACCTCCAATACGTCGACGACGGCTGTCGAGACGCCATCGAGGAGATGGACGATGTCGTCGGAACCTACTACCTGAAGCCGGACCTCGACGCGTTCGCCGACTTCGTCGACGAGCAGCTGGCGAACCTGAACGAGTACCGCCGCGAGGGCTTCCCCGTCCGCATCAGCGAGGACGGTCCCAACTGGGACCGCGTAGACATGCCGGATCTCATTCTCACCAATGACTGA